The proteins below are encoded in one region of Nocardioides marmorisolisilvae:
- a CDS encoding tyrosine-type recombinase/integrase — translation MSDGEWTGDVRFRGIRRYKGARGITYTVRWTVRGKDIQQTFASAKLAEGFRSSLVVAARQGEKFSRRNGLPQSMSTASVTINWLEHAIEFIAMKWPDAAPKYRKSLAGSLTLITMPMLQGAPTTRPSDSDLREALYGWAFNGVAQRRPPPDEVAKAVEWMQGHSRPVEDLSDPDVLRSVLDAISRNLDGTRAAKSTMARRHSALHNCLDYAVERGRLRTNPLTGIRRKRQPPPAGVDRRRVVNPTQARALLAAVEADSPELEAFFAVLYYAGLRPAEALNLRRRDCTLPEQGWGQLLLSGSYQRGGASWTDSGSVHEERQLKHRDRADTREVPAHPELVAILRRHMATFQLGQNGRLFVARTGRAGRPLPSPFQQPVSMNTVYRAWARARRSALTSEEFESLLAGRPYDLRHACLSTWLNAGVPAVQVAAWAGHSVAVLLNVYAKCLDGAEETARRRIETAMTGPQPGPQPGLSTKTSPAIPPRQPKNADPGRKRPDSEKGP, via the coding sequence GTGAGCGACGGCGAGTGGACAGGTGACGTCCGATTCCGTGGCATCCGTCGATACAAGGGCGCGCGCGGTATTACCTATACCGTGCGTTGGACCGTTCGAGGTAAGGACATCCAGCAGACATTTGCTTCGGCCAAACTCGCCGAGGGCTTCCGATCCAGTCTCGTTGTAGCCGCCCGACAAGGCGAGAAGTTCAGCAGGCGAAACGGGCTGCCGCAGTCGATGAGTACGGCTAGCGTCACGATCAACTGGCTCGAACATGCCATCGAGTTCATCGCGATGAAATGGCCCGATGCGGCCCCGAAGTACCGCAAGAGCCTTGCGGGCTCGCTGACCCTGATCACGATGCCGATGCTTCAGGGCGCACCGACCACGCGGCCCAGCGACAGCGACTTGCGCGAAGCTCTATACGGCTGGGCATTCAACGGTGTCGCGCAACGTCGACCTCCTCCCGACGAGGTGGCCAAGGCAGTCGAGTGGATGCAGGGCCACTCAAGGCCGGTCGAGGACCTCTCCGACCCCGACGTCCTACGCTCCGTCCTCGACGCGATCTCGAGGAACCTGGACGGCACCAGGGCGGCTAAGTCGACCATGGCCCGACGACACTCCGCGCTGCACAACTGTTTGGACTACGCCGTCGAGCGCGGCCGCCTCCGCACGAATCCGCTGACGGGTATACGCAGGAAGCGCCAACCACCGCCAGCAGGAGTGGACCGGCGGCGGGTCGTCAACCCAACCCAGGCACGCGCGCTCCTCGCGGCCGTCGAAGCGGACTCACCAGAGCTGGAGGCATTCTTCGCGGTCCTCTACTACGCCGGCCTCCGCCCAGCAGAAGCCCTCAACCTACGACGCCGGGACTGCACGCTCCCCGAGCAGGGTTGGGGCCAACTGCTGCTCAGCGGCTCCTATCAGCGAGGCGGAGCCTCCTGGACCGACTCCGGCTCAGTCCATGAGGAGCGCCAGCTCAAGCATCGCGACCGCGCCGACACTCGGGAGGTGCCCGCACATCCCGAGCTGGTCGCGATCCTTCGCCGGCACATGGCGACGTTCCAGCTCGGGCAGAACGGCCGACTGTTCGTCGCTCGGACGGGCAGGGCCGGGCGCCCTCTGCCGTCACCCTTCCAACAGCCGGTGTCGATGAACACCGTCTATCGCGCCTGGGCCCGAGCGCGCCGCTCGGCGCTGACCAGCGAAGAGTTCGAATCGCTTCTCGCGGGCCGCCCATACGACCTGCGCCATGCTTGTCTCTCCACCTGGCTCAATGCCGGCGTGCCGGCCGTCCAGGTCGCGGCATGGGCCGGCCACAGCGTCGCCGTCCTGCTCAACGTGTATGCCAAGTGCCTCGACGGAGCCGAGGAGACCGCACGCCGACGAATCGAGACAGCCATGACAGGCCCCCAGCCAGGGCCGCAACCGGGCCTGTCCACCAAAACTTCCCCCGCTATTCCCCCGAGACAGCCGAAAAACGCCGATCCTGGCCGGAAGCGGCCGGACAGCGAAAAGGGCCCCTGA
- a CDS encoding YajQ family cyclic di-GMP-binding protein has translation MADSSFDIVSKIDRQEVDNALSQAAREISQRYDFKGTGAEIKWSGEKGIEISANADDRATAVLDVFKEKLVKRQQSLKILDASEPRQSGRESKISITLKEGISADDAKKIGKLIRDEGPKGVKAQVQGDELRVSSKKRDDLQAVIALVKAQDYDFAVQFTNYR, from the coding sequence GTGGCCGACTCGTCGTTCGACATCGTCAGCAAGATCGACCGTCAGGAGGTCGACAACGCGCTCTCCCAGGCGGCGCGCGAGATCTCCCAGCGCTACGACTTCAAGGGCACCGGCGCGGAGATCAAGTGGTCAGGTGAGAAGGGGATCGAGATCTCCGCGAACGCCGACGACCGCGCCACCGCGGTCCTCGACGTCTTCAAGGAGAAGCTGGTCAAGCGGCAGCAGTCGTTGAAGATCCTCGACGCCTCCGAGCCCCGCCAGTCCGGCCGGGAGTCGAAGATCAGCATCACGCTGAAGGAGGGCATCAGCGCCGACGATGCCAAGAAGATCGGCAAGCTCATCCGCGACGAGGGGCCCAAGGGCGTCAAGGCCCAGGTCCAGGGCGACGAGCTGCGGGTGTCGAGCAAGAAGCGCGACGACCTCCAGGCCGTGATCGCCTTGGTCAAAGCACAGGACTACGACTTCGCCGTCCAGTTCACCAACTACCGCTGA
- a CDS encoding tyrosine-type recombinase/integrase: MLSQHLDQVRPDGDDGYLFSLGAYVYNRNSAGHQWRRVRKQVGMDEFILHDLRHFYASGLIAAGCDVVTVQHTLGHSSRSITLNADSHLWPKAEDRIRSAAAGLMSIVLYEKPKSPADS, translated from the coding sequence ATGTTGTCGCAACACCTCGACCAAGTCAGGCCAGACGGCGACGATGGCTACCTGTTCTCGCTGGGGGCCTACGTCTACAACCGCAACAGCGCCGGCCACCAGTGGCGGCGGGTCCGCAAGCAGGTCGGCATGGACGAGTTCATCCTTCACGACCTGCGCCACTTCTATGCCTCAGGACTGATCGCTGCCGGCTGCGATGTCGTCACCGTTCAGCACACTCTGGGGCACTCTTCGCGGTCGATCACGCTCAACGCCGACAGCCATCTGTGGCCCAAGGCCGAGGACCGCATCCGCAGTGCTGCCGCGGGCCTGATGTCGATCGTCCTCTACGAGAAACCCAAAAGTCCTGCGGACTCGTAG
- a CDS encoding sensor histidine kinase: MITTAELRSLALFEKVTEEELQDLLARGDEVVFEAGDELWAQGGGADSWWVVLEGHVDLVRLAGHEETRVGTMAQPGQWAGGFTAWDEHAVYLANGRASTNGRALRVSSTDLKEWTGALDPFGSHLIEGVFRTARTVESAARQRDALVALGTLSAGLAHELNNPAAAAARAVDALNGASGRLLDTLTDLATNDVTASQFGALDALRRELVATSGDPLSPVALADREDELASWLDDHGVVDGWQIAGTLAAAGIDTSWCDRVAQVLDGSPAAGLAWVTSTLSVSNLLAEVKESTRRISELVGAIKSYSQMDRASVQQTVISEGLESTLVVLRHRMPSGVTVVRDYAPDTPPIAAIPAELNQVWTNLITNALDAMDGAGTLRLSIRPERDGVVVAVANTGNWSDAGSRERAFEPFFTTKGVGQGTGLGLDISRRIIVGRHGGEISIEQPPGETVLRVWLPRQATEAQRG; encoded by the coding sequence GTGATCACGACAGCGGAGCTGCGCAGCCTCGCGCTGTTCGAGAAGGTCACTGAGGAAGAGCTCCAAGACCTCCTCGCCCGCGGCGACGAGGTCGTCTTCGAGGCCGGGGACGAGTTGTGGGCGCAAGGCGGCGGGGCGGATTCCTGGTGGGTCGTGCTCGAGGGTCACGTGGACCTGGTCCGTCTTGCCGGCCACGAGGAGACCCGGGTCGGCACCATGGCCCAGCCGGGACAGTGGGCCGGTGGCTTCACTGCCTGGGACGAGCACGCTGTCTACCTGGCGAACGGCCGCGCCTCCACCAACGGCCGCGCGCTGCGCGTGTCTTCCACGGACCTCAAGGAGTGGACCGGCGCGCTGGACCCCTTCGGCAGCCACCTCATCGAGGGGGTGTTCCGGACTGCGCGCACTGTCGAGTCTGCCGCGCGACAACGCGACGCCCTGGTGGCACTGGGCACCCTGTCCGCGGGCCTCGCCCACGAGCTGAACAACCCTGCCGCGGCAGCCGCACGTGCGGTCGATGCACTCAATGGCGCGAGCGGACGGTTGCTGGACACGTTGACCGACCTGGCCACGAATGACGTCACGGCAAGCCAGTTCGGTGCGCTCGACGCCCTGCGGCGTGAGCTCGTGGCCACGTCCGGAGACCCGCTGAGCCCGGTTGCGCTTGCCGACCGGGAGGATGAGCTCGCGAGCTGGCTCGACGACCACGGCGTCGTCGACGGCTGGCAGATCGCCGGGACGCTGGCGGCGGCCGGTATCGACACGTCCTGGTGCGATCGCGTGGCGCAGGTCCTCGACGGCTCGCCGGCCGCCGGACTGGCCTGGGTCACGAGCACGCTGAGCGTCAGCAACCTGCTGGCGGAGGTGAAGGAGTCCACCCGCCGCATCTCCGAACTGGTGGGCGCGATCAAGAGCTACTCCCAGATGGACCGTGCTTCGGTGCAGCAGACAGTGATCTCCGAGGGTCTCGAGAGCACTCTGGTCGTGCTGCGTCACCGCATGCCGTCCGGCGTCACTGTCGTCCGCGACTACGCCCCCGACACCCCGCCGATCGCGGCGATTCCCGCCGAGCTCAACCAGGTGTGGACGAACCTGATCACCAACGCGCTTGATGCGATGGACGGCGCGGGCACCCTGCGACTGTCCATCCGGCCCGAGCGCGACGGCGTCGTGGTGGCGGTCGCGAACACGGGCAACTGGAGCGATGCGGGGTCGCGGGAGCGGGCGTTCGAGCCCTTCTTCACCACCAAGGGGGTGGGGCAGGGAACCGGTCTCGGCCTCGACATCTCCCGGCGCATCATCGTCGGCCGGCACGGCGGCGAGATCAGCATCGAACAGCCCCCGGGCGAAACCGTTCTCCGGGTCTGGTTGCCCAGGCAGGCCACGGAGGCACAGCGCGGGTGA
- a CDS encoding NAD(P)/FAD-dependent oxidoreductase, translating to MSKPTMLAVDDDPQVLASISRDLRSRYAGEYRVMRASSGAQALEVLAELALRARPVALVLSDQRMPGMSGVQMLGRAREHAPDAKFLLLTAYADTDAAIAAINEVGLDYYLQKPWDPPEEKLFPVIDDLLGDWKQGHPDDAGDVRVVGHRWSQASHELKTFLSRNYVPYQWLELERDDEARRLVDLAGAGVADLPLVIVPDAEPLRAPSILSLAEALGLRTRAEQTLYDLCIVGAGPAGLAAAVYAASEGLRAVVVEKEAPGGQAGQSASIQNYLGFPKGLSGADLAHRATAQASRFGAEMLLARDVVGIEARGPVRAVRFDRSDDIEARAVLISSGVSYRRLQGPGLEELAGRGVFYGSSASEAAQCQGDDVYIVGAANSAGQAALNFARYAKRVVILVRGRRLEDSMSMYLVAQIQATDNIEVRLGSSVVAAHGDEHLEAISIATGDESPGEAATNWLFVYIGAQPRTDWLGDDVVRDEHGFIVTGNDLLTSGTKAWPLARTPYALESSLPGVFAAGDVRLDSMKRVASAVGEGAMTVYLVHRYLAAM from the coding sequence ATGAGCAAGCCAACGATGCTGGCCGTCGATGACGACCCGCAGGTGCTTGCGTCCATCTCGCGTGATCTCCGGTCGCGCTACGCCGGTGAGTACCGGGTCATGCGCGCCTCCTCCGGCGCGCAAGCCCTCGAGGTGCTTGCCGAGCTCGCATTGCGGGCCCGGCCGGTGGCACTGGTGCTCTCCGATCAGCGGATGCCGGGCATGTCGGGCGTGCAGATGCTGGGCCGGGCCCGTGAGCATGCGCCCGACGCCAAGTTCCTGCTGCTCACGGCCTACGCCGACACCGACGCTGCGATCGCGGCGATCAACGAGGTCGGGCTCGACTACTACCTGCAGAAGCCCTGGGACCCTCCGGAGGAGAAGCTCTTCCCCGTCATCGACGACCTGCTGGGTGACTGGAAGCAGGGCCACCCGGACGACGCCGGCGACGTGCGGGTGGTGGGCCATCGCTGGTCTCAGGCCAGCCACGAGTTGAAGACGTTCCTCTCTCGCAACTACGTGCCGTACCAGTGGCTCGAGCTCGAGCGTGACGACGAGGCGCGTCGGCTCGTCGATCTCGCGGGTGCCGGTGTGGCAGACCTTCCGCTCGTGATCGTTCCGGACGCCGAGCCGTTGCGCGCGCCGAGCATCCTGTCGCTCGCTGAGGCTCTCGGGCTGCGTACTCGCGCGGAGCAGACGCTCTACGACCTGTGCATCGTCGGTGCCGGACCGGCGGGCCTCGCCGCAGCCGTGTACGCCGCCTCGGAGGGGCTGCGGGCGGTGGTCGTGGAGAAGGAGGCGCCCGGCGGGCAGGCCGGCCAGAGCGCGTCGATCCAGAACTACCTCGGCTTCCCCAAGGGCCTGTCCGGCGCCGATCTGGCCCACCGCGCGACTGCCCAGGCCAGTCGGTTCGGCGCGGAGATGCTGTTGGCCCGCGACGTCGTCGGCATCGAGGCCCGTGGTCCGGTCCGAGCTGTGCGCTTCGACCGCTCCGATGACATTGAAGCCCGCGCCGTGCTGATCTCCAGTGGGGTCTCCTATCGCCGGCTGCAAGGCCCCGGTCTGGAGGAGCTTGCCGGTCGTGGCGTCTTCTACGGCTCCTCGGCGAGCGAGGCGGCCCAGTGCCAGGGTGACGACGTCTACATCGTCGGCGCCGCGAACTCTGCAGGTCAGGCCGCGCTGAACTTCGCCCGCTATGCCAAGCGCGTCGTCATCCTGGTTCGCGGGAGGCGGCTCGAGGACTCGATGTCGATGTACCTCGTCGCCCAGATACAGGCGACGGACAACATCGAGGTACGGCTGGGTTCGTCGGTCGTCGCCGCTCACGGCGACGAGCACTTGGAGGCGATCTCGATCGCGACGGGTGACGAGTCTCCCGGGGAGGCGGCCACGAACTGGCTCTTCGTCTACATCGGCGCGCAACCGCGTACGGACTGGCTCGGCGACGACGTCGTCCGTGATGAGCACGGCTTCATCGTCACGGGCAACGACCTGCTCACCTCCGGCACGAAGGCGTGGCCGCTGGCCCGTACGCCGTACGCCCTCGAGTCCAGCCTGCCGGGGGTCTTCGCCGCCGGCGACGTCCGGCTCGACTCCATGAAGCGGGTCGCTTCGGCAGTCGGTGAAGGTGCCATGACGGTCTATCTCGTCCACCGTTACCTGGCGGCGATGTGA
- a CDS encoding GDSL-type esterase/lipase family protein yields MEAQPETTALRRPRARRSRGVVLAVVMVLVALGSGALALVVTPTQSVTAGGQTIEVGAASPSWTLSGPGELSLFGQQIPTTVDFVGPVRPKLVLTRISLTDQLDQFVSSGLGPAGHELEHALVSGWKDYFFWQTVVTGLIALALFGAMAGWLRRSPKATASLMAVGLALALAFDLGATMVTAYTVPSRLRTVDSLEELVGGAPPPSLNRHISTARTTINRVVVVGDSVAAGKGNALVPHATEQDRICNRSRDAFPAALGVSSGWQVVNLACSGASIRAGLLGPQHAAGHRIPPQLRNPAVAKADLIVVNVGADDVHWDVLLGLCAVSRDCANSAQRAFLQQQLANFSRDLLHLFSQLQLLDNHPTVVVNQYYDPFPDDISCLVPHGLTEAKRGSLEDQLGALNTILKKGAEAAGFHVATPNFAGHGVCSAQPYVQGLHADAPFHPTPSGQLAIALAVEDALHLHVLPESATQTPTPTPTPVRPSGGSGGAQQ; encoded by the coding sequence ATGGAGGCACAGCCCGAAACCACCGCGCTCCGGCGGCCGCGCGCCCGCCGGTCGCGCGGAGTCGTCCTCGCCGTGGTCATGGTCCTCGTCGCATTGGGCTCCGGCGCGCTCGCCCTCGTGGTCACGCCGACGCAGTCGGTCACGGCCGGGGGACAGACCATCGAGGTCGGCGCGGCGAGTCCGTCGTGGACGCTCTCCGGTCCGGGCGAGCTGAGCCTGTTCGGGCAGCAGATCCCCACCACCGTGGACTTCGTCGGTCCGGTGCGACCCAAGCTTGTGCTGACCCGCATCTCCCTGACCGACCAGCTCGACCAGTTCGTGAGCAGCGGCTTGGGACCGGCAGGGCACGAGCTCGAGCACGCGCTCGTCAGCGGATGGAAGGACTACTTCTTCTGGCAGACCGTCGTGACCGGGCTCATCGCCCTCGCTCTGTTCGGCGCGATGGCCGGCTGGCTTCGACGATCGCCGAAGGCCACCGCCTCGCTGATGGCGGTGGGTCTGGCGCTGGCACTGGCCTTCGACCTCGGTGCGACCATGGTGACGGCATATACGGTGCCGTCCCGGCTGCGCACCGTCGACTCCCTCGAGGAGCTCGTCGGCGGAGCGCCGCCTCCGTCGCTGAACCGGCACATCTCCACTGCGCGCACCACGATCAATCGGGTCGTGGTGGTCGGCGACTCGGTCGCGGCCGGCAAGGGGAACGCGCTGGTGCCGCATGCGACCGAGCAGGACCGGATCTGCAACCGCAGCAGGGACGCGTTCCCCGCGGCCCTGGGTGTCAGCAGCGGATGGCAGGTCGTCAACCTGGCCTGCTCCGGAGCCTCCATCCGCGCGGGCCTGCTCGGGCCCCAACACGCCGCCGGACATCGGATACCTCCCCAGTTGCGCAATCCTGCGGTCGCGAAGGCCGACCTGATCGTCGTGAACGTGGGTGCGGACGATGTGCACTGGGATGTTCTGCTCGGCCTCTGCGCGGTCAGCCGCGACTGCGCCAATTCCGCGCAGCGGGCGTTCCTGCAGCAGCAGCTGGCGAACTTCAGCCGGGACCTGCTGCACTTGTTCTCCCAGCTGCAGCTCCTCGACAACCATCCGACCGTGGTCGTCAACCAGTACTACGACCCGTTCCCGGACGACATCAGCTGCCTGGTCCCGCACGGGCTCACCGAAGCGAAGCGCGGCTCGCTGGAGGATCAACTCGGCGCGCTGAACACGATTCTGAAGAAGGGCGCCGAAGCCGCCGGCTTCCATGTCGCGACGCCGAACTTCGCTGGCCACGGAGTGTGTTCTGCCCAGCCGTACGTCCAGGGGCTGCACGCCGATGCGCCGTTCCATCCCACGCCGAGTGGCCAGCTCGCCATCGCCCTCGCCGTCGAGGATGCGCTGCACCTGCATGTGCTGCCCGAGTCGGCGACGCAGACACCCACCCCGACGCCGACGCCGGTGAGGCCTTCGGGCGGATCGGGCGGCGCTCAGCAGTAG
- a CDS encoding FUSC family protein: MTTTDGDGSLLARGRVRMGLEAQDAWDRFVASDPGQARLHKGLRAVVAVGTTIVVQLGVAGALGVSGQTRALHLMLGSLIAMNMSTVIRPGTRRQTATSAVWAPVAAALGATLATVTAARPWLALSLFVLVCFAAVWVRRYGARWFAGGFIVWQAYFFTLYLHPPISALPGLLVAAVASTTWVTLLLVTVLHQDPGRRLRRTVTALRARARSVVSHCLDVLRDPGDERRLRNLRAQLVKLSEVTLLFDGQLSDVHALPSGTSAARLRRWIVEVEISSEELASAAVELAALPEPVPPATLRLVEEVLELLGWGELDTTRSRLAALRQSPHDRIATVRRLANAADTLLGSVADWMSGHLGAGAADETGAREFEPVLALAGDTLPGTAVPAGDGEQTSSWSPASWAPTTRQAVQAGTAAALAIIAGELISHERYYWAVIAAFVAFTGTATVGETVRKSMARIGGTLAGLVVAVWVAQLTLGHSAVTLTVLLACIFLAFYFQAISYAAMIFFITLMLGELYGILHRFSDSVLLVRLAETAAGAAAGILVSLFVLPTSTRGTLIEARRGLLDRLAVLADQCALRLRGDESEPGLLTEAIRLDEAARQLVRNADSMMSVRGIDADRSGRRYRVQVLGVCASTARSMVPAVLSAPPDPPVELARACEAIATEARRLADIPDLRDQPPSPDGEAGVATRVSELVDAAVDPPLVLARRIRRLADSLALLTPRGRGR, encoded by the coding sequence ATGACCACGACAGACGGCGACGGGAGTCTGCTCGCCCGCGGTCGGGTGCGGATGGGTCTCGAGGCACAGGATGCCTGGGACCGGTTCGTCGCCTCGGATCCCGGCCAGGCGAGGCTGCACAAGGGCCTGCGCGCCGTGGTGGCGGTCGGCACCACGATCGTGGTCCAGCTCGGGGTCGCTGGCGCGCTCGGCGTGAGCGGACAGACCCGCGCGCTGCACCTCATGCTGGGCTCGCTCATCGCGATGAACATGTCCACGGTGATCCGTCCGGGCACCCGCCGCCAGACGGCCACCAGCGCGGTGTGGGCGCCGGTGGCAGCCGCCCTCGGCGCCACCCTCGCCACGGTGACGGCTGCGCGTCCATGGCTTGCTCTGTCGCTCTTCGTGCTGGTCTGCTTCGCCGCCGTGTGGGTACGCCGGTACGGCGCGCGCTGGTTCGCCGGCGGCTTCATCGTGTGGCAGGCGTACTTCTTCACGCTCTACCTGCATCCCCCCATCTCGGCACTGCCCGGTCTGCTGGTGGCCGCGGTAGCCAGTACGACGTGGGTCACGCTGCTGCTGGTGACGGTGCTGCACCAGGACCCTGGAAGGCGACTGCGTCGTACGGTCACCGCCCTGCGGGCCCGGGCCCGGTCGGTGGTGTCCCACTGCCTCGACGTGCTCCGCGACCCTGGCGACGAGCGGCGGCTGCGCAACCTCCGTGCCCAGCTGGTGAAGCTCTCCGAGGTGACACTGCTCTTCGACGGCCAGCTCAGCGACGTCCACGCGCTGCCGTCAGGCACCTCCGCGGCCCGGTTGCGGCGCTGGATCGTCGAGGTCGAGATCAGCAGTGAGGAGCTGGCCAGTGCGGCCGTCGAGCTGGCCGCCCTTCCCGAGCCGGTCCCGCCGGCCACGCTCCGGCTGGTCGAGGAGGTGCTCGAGCTGCTCGGCTGGGGCGAGCTCGACACGACCAGGTCACGGCTCGCCGCACTCCGGCAGTCCCCGCATGACCGGATCGCGACCGTACGGCGGCTGGCCAATGCCGCGGACACCCTGCTCGGCTCGGTCGCGGACTGGATGTCCGGACACCTCGGGGCAGGTGCGGCCGATGAGACCGGGGCCCGGGAGTTCGAGCCCGTCCTCGCTCTCGCCGGCGACACGCTCCCCGGCACCGCCGTACCGGCAGGCGACGGTGAGCAGACATCGTCCTGGTCGCCGGCGTCCTGGGCCCCGACCACCCGCCAGGCCGTCCAGGCCGGTACGGCGGCAGCACTAGCGATCATCGCCGGGGAACTGATCTCCCACGAGCGCTACTACTGGGCGGTGATCGCCGCGTTCGTCGCCTTCACCGGCACCGCCACCGTCGGCGAGACCGTGCGCAAGAGCATGGCCCGGATCGGCGGCACCCTCGCCGGCCTGGTGGTCGCCGTATGGGTGGCCCAGCTGACCCTCGGGCATAGCGCGGTGACCCTGACCGTCCTGCTCGCGTGCATCTTCCTCGCCTTCTACTTCCAGGCGATCTCCTACGCGGCGATGATCTTCTTCATCACGCTGATGCTGGGCGAGCTCTACGGCATCCTGCACCGGTTCAGCGACAGCGTGCTCCTGGTCCGCCTCGCCGAGACTGCAGCCGGGGCAGCGGCCGGGATCCTGGTCTCCCTGTTCGTATTGCCTACGTCGACGCGCGGCACCCTGATCGAGGCTCGCCGCGGGCTGCTGGATCGACTGGCCGTGCTCGCCGACCAGTGTGCGCTGCGTCTGCGTGGCGACGAGTCCGAGCCGGGACTGCTGACCGAGGCGATCAGACTCGACGAGGCCGCCCGCCAGCTGGTGCGCAACGCGGACTCGATGATGAGCGTGCGCGGCATCGATGCGGACCGCAGCGGTCGTCGCTACCGCGTCCAGGTGCTGGGCGTCTGTGCCAGCACGGCCCGCAGCATGGTGCCCGCGGTGCTCTCGGCCCCTCCGGACCCCCCGGTCGAGCTCGCCCGGGCCTGCGAGGCGATCGCCACCGAGGCACGGCGGCTCGCCGACATCCCGGACCTGCGTGACCAGCCCCCCAGCCCCGACGGCGAGGCGGGGGTCGCCACCCGCGTATCCGAGCTCGTGGACGCAGCGGTCGATCCGCCGCTCGTGCTGGCCCGACGGATCCGCCGGCTCGCCGACTCCCTGGCACTGCTCACCCCCCGCGGACGTGGTCGCTGA
- a CDS encoding MFS transporter, producing the protein MGGLRQDHRTPVLLALILAMALVAMDTTIVATAIPQVVDDLGGFSQVGWVFSVYLLAQTVTIPIYGKLADLFGRKPVLVLGVVVFLVGSLLSALSWDMAALIIFRALQGLGAGSIGATVNTVAGDLYSVEERGRIQGYLSSVWGISAVVAPALGGVFAQYVSWRWIFLVNLPIGVLALLLIVRGLHEQVERRRHRIDFAGAGLLLVAAGMLILGLLQGGTAWAWLSWQSIVVFAVALVAAVAVVPVESRAAEPVQPLWLWTRRVTGGSYGATLTAALMVIGLSVYLPNWAQTVLGLSPVAAGFVLAVMSMTWPVASAYSSRLYLRIGFRDTALVGAAFSVVAGVVFWRLGQGAPVWQPVLGSALMGVGMGLMLSPLIVGLQNTVGWSQRGVVTGGAMFSRFLGQSIGAAVFGAVTNTVLRDHAHESHVAAMHASAHAVFTGVLLASIVTAAILVVLVPRRFPAFEREPATVTPPAH; encoded by the coding sequence GTGGGCGGACTGCGGCAGGACCATCGCACTCCGGTCCTTCTCGCGCTGATCCTCGCGATGGCCCTGGTCGCGATGGACACCACGATCGTGGCCACCGCGATCCCCCAGGTCGTCGACGACCTCGGCGGCTTCAGCCAGGTCGGCTGGGTGTTCTCGGTCTACCTGCTCGCCCAGACCGTCACCATCCCGATCTACGGCAAGCTGGCCGACCTGTTCGGCCGCAAGCCGGTGCTGGTCCTCGGCGTGGTCGTGTTCCTGGTCGGGTCGCTGCTGTCGGCCCTCTCCTGGGACATGGCCGCGCTGATCATCTTCCGCGCGCTCCAGGGCCTCGGCGCAGGATCGATCGGCGCGACGGTCAACACCGTGGCGGGCGACCTCTACAGCGTGGAGGAGCGCGGCCGGATCCAGGGCTACCTGTCCAGCGTGTGGGGGATCTCCGCCGTGGTTGCACCCGCCCTGGGCGGCGTGTTCGCGCAGTACGTCTCCTGGCGCTGGATCTTCTTGGTCAACCTGCCGATCGGCGTGCTGGCACTGCTGCTGATCGTCCGTGGTCTGCACGAGCAGGTCGAGCGCCGCCGACACCGCATCGACTTCGCCGGCGCCGGACTCCTGCTGGTCGCTGCCGGGATGCTGATCCTCGGCCTCCTGCAGGGCGGTACGGCGTGGGCCTGGCTCTCCTGGCAGAGCATCGTCGTGTTCGCCGTCGCCCTGGTGGCCGCCGTCGCCGTGGTGCCGGTCGAGAGTCGTGCGGCCGAGCCGGTGCAGCCGTTGTGGCTGTGGACGCGCCGCGTGACCGGGGGGTCGTACGGCGCCACCCTGACCGCAGCCCTGATGGTGATCGGCCTGTCGGTCTACCTGCCCAACTGGGCACAGACCGTGCTCGGCCTCAGCCCGGTCGCGGCCGGGTTCGTGCTCGCGGTGATGAGCATGACCTGGCCGGTCGCGTCGGCGTACTCATCGCGGTTGTACCTGCGGATCGGCTTCCGCGACACCGCGCTGGTCGGCGCCGCCTTCTCCGTGGTCGCGGGCGTCGTGTTCTGGCGGCTGGGCCAGGGCGCACCGGTGTGGCAGCCGGTGCTGGGCAGCGCACTGATGGGCGTGGGGATGGGGTTGATGCTCTCCCCACTGATCGTGGGGCTGCAGAACACCGTCGGCTGGTCCCAGCGAGGCGTCGTCACCGGCGGCGCGATGTTCTCTCGGTTCCTGGGTCAGAGCATCGGCGCGGCGGTCTTCGGCGCGGTGACCAACACCGTGCTGCGCGACCACGCCCACGAGTCCCATGTCGCTGCGATGCACGCGTCGGCCCATGCCGTGTTCACCGGCGTCCTGCTGGCGAGCATCGTCACCGCGGCGATCCTGGTCGTGCTGGTGCCGCGTCGGTTCCCCGCCTTCGAGCGAGAGCCCGCGACCGTCACGCCACCGGCACACTGA